A genomic stretch from Streptococcus oralis includes:
- a CDS encoding shikimate dehydrogenase: protein MKLDGYTRLAAVVANPIKHSISPFIHNRAFETTATNGVYVAWEIEAGDLAETVTNIRRYQMFGINLSMPYKEQVIPYLDELSDEARLIGAVNTVVNQDGTLIGYNTDGKGFFKSLPSFTISDKKMTILGAGGAAKSILVQAILDGISQISVFVRSTSMEKTRPYLDKLQDQTGFKVDLYALEDLSELQSRIAESDLLVNATSVGMDGQSSPVPESINLPEALLVADIIYQPFETPFLKWARSQGNPAVNGLGMLLYQAAEAFQLWTGKEMPTDEIWQSLTEKYK from the coding sequence ATGAAGCTTGATGGCTATACACGTTTAGCTGCAGTTGTTGCCAATCCCATCAAACACTCTATTTCCCCCTTCATCCACAATAGGGCCTTTGAGACGACAGCTACCAATGGTGTCTATGTGGCTTGGGAGATTGAAGCAGGTGACTTGGCGGAAACAGTAACCAATATTCGCCGTTACCAGATGTTTGGAATCAACCTCTCCATGCCTTACAAGGAGCAAGTGATTCCTTATCTGGATGAGTTGAGTGATGAGGCTCGTTTGATTGGGGCGGTCAACACAGTTGTCAATCAAGACGGAACGTTAATTGGATATAATACAGATGGCAAGGGATTTTTTAAGAGCTTGCCTTCTTTTACAATCTCGGATAAGAAAATGACCATTCTGGGAGCAGGGGGCGCAGCCAAGTCCATTCTGGTGCAAGCTATTTTGGATGGGATTAGTCAGATTTCTGTCTTTGTGCGTTCAACTTCTATGGAAAAAACAAGACCTTACCTAGACAAGTTGCAGGACCAAACAGGATTTAAAGTGGACTTGTATGCTTTAGAAGATCTTTCTGAACTGCAATCAAGGATTGCCGAGTCGGACCTGCTCGTCAACGCGACTAGTGTTGGGATGGATGGCCAGTCGTCGCCAGTTCCAGAAAGTATCAATTTGCCAGAGGCTCTCTTGGTCGCAGATATCATTTACCAACCCTTTGAGACGCCATTTTTGAAATGGGCTAGAAGTCAGGGCAATCCAGCTGTCAACGGCCTGGGGATGTTGCTCTATCAAGCTGCTGAAGCTTTTCAACTGTGGACAGGTAAAGAAATGCCGACAGACGAGATTTGGCAGTCCTTAACAGAAAAATATAAATAG